In a genomic window of Bradyrhizobium sp. LLZ17:
- a CDS encoding DUF433 domain-containing protein, producing the protein MRHERIEINPAVMDGKPVIRGTRIPVELVLRELGAGMTSEAIVSEHPRLTLEDIRAAQAFAADYLADEDIIYR; encoded by the coding sequence ATGCGGCACGAGCGGATTGAAATCAACCCCGCGGTTATGGACGGCAAGCCTGTGATCCGAGGTACACGTATCCCGGTTGAGCTGGTGCTGCGTGAACTCGGCGCGGGCATGACGAGTGAAGCCATCGTCTCTGAGCACCCACGGCTCACGCTTGAGGACATTCGAGCAGCGCAGGCCTTTGCGGCCGATTATCTGGCAGACGAAGACATCATTTATCGGTGA
- a CDS encoding HAD-IA family hydrolase: MPYALVIFDLDGTLADSFPWFLRTINEVADRFGFRRVRDEDVEALRNASTREILSRLEVPVWKLPAIARHARRLKGEAAAEISLFAGVETMLRTLAGRGVQLALVSSDSEANARQKLGEASALFTHFDCAASLYGKPAKFRRVIRRAGVEAGRVIAIGDELRDIEAARAIGIACGAVCWGYAAPAALRARRPDLVFERIDDIAPALLAGAMELGGSTSA; the protein is encoded by the coding sequence ATGCCCTACGCCCTCGTCATCTTCGACCTCGACGGCACGCTGGCCGACAGCTTTCCCTGGTTCCTGCGCACCATCAACGAGGTCGCCGACCGCTTCGGCTTTCGCCGCGTGCGGGATGAGGACGTCGAGGCGCTGCGGAATGCTTCGACGCGGGAGATCCTCAGCCGTCTCGAGGTGCCCGTGTGGAAGCTGCCGGCGATCGCGCGGCATGCGCGGCGGCTGAAGGGCGAGGCTGCGGCCGAGATCTCGCTATTCGCGGGCGTCGAGACGATGCTACGGACGCTGGCCGGGCGCGGCGTGCAGTTGGCGCTCGTGAGCTCCGACAGTGAAGCCAATGCACGACAGAAGCTTGGCGAGGCGTCCGCTCTGTTCACGCATTTCGACTGCGCGGCCTCGCTGTACGGCAAGCCGGCAAAATTTCGCCGGGTCATCCGGCGCGCCGGCGTGGAGGCCGGCCGCGTGATCGCGATCGGCGACGAGCTGCGCGACATCGAAGCGGCGCGGGCGATCGGCATCGCCTGCGGCGCGGTGTGCTGGGGCTATGCGGCGCCGGCGGCGCTGCGGGCGCGTCGACCCGACCTCGTTTTCGAACGCATCGACGATATCGCACCGGCATTGCTTGCAGGCGCCATGGAGTTGGGTGGTTCGACGTCAGCCTAG
- a CDS encoding DUF5615 family PIN-like protein, translating into MRPIIWQTKTSFIGEFVRWLADECVSFSLVREFRRVGHDMHYVAEFAASVSDTEVIALASREGRLLLTADKDFGELVFRRGQVVPGLVLLRIDPGNGALVWARLLEAINQFGEGLFGRYVVVDEIRFRSRSL; encoded by the coding sequence TTGCGGCCGATTATCTGGCAGACGAAGACATCATTTATCGGTGAATTTGTGCGCTGGCTGGCGGACGAGTGCGTCTCATTCTCGCTGGTTCGAGAGTTTCGCAGGGTTGGCCACGACATGCATTACGTCGCCGAGTTCGCTGCCAGCGTGAGCGACACAGAGGTTATAGCGCTGGCGTCTCGAGAAGGACGTCTTCTCCTCACGGCAGACAAGGACTTCGGCGAACTTGTTTTCCGTCGCGGGCAAGTCGTCCCTGGTCTCGTTCTGCTGCGCATTGACCCAGGGAATGGGGCGCTCGTGTGGGCGCGTCTGTTGGAGGCCATCAACCAATTCGGAGAAGGCCTCTTTGGGCGTTATGTGGTGGTTGATGAGATTCGCTTTCGATCCCGTTCGTTATAG